In Rutidosis leptorrhynchoides isolate AG116_Rl617_1_P2 chromosome 2, CSIRO_AGI_Rlap_v1, whole genome shotgun sequence, one genomic interval encodes:
- the LOC139888209 gene encoding uncharacterized protein — protein sequence MKVYRALKGATSILQGDYKKQYTQLRDYTLELMRCDKDTTVRIQCEYGDPNAPTRVIKRIYICLGPLKKGFAALGRDQECYSSWKWFLEWLGQDLKIERNSNFTFISDRQKGLAKAVGRLYPCAEQRFSYKNHLWRCATSTTVPEFKIAMNQLKEFNKDCHKWLTDISPHQWARSHFSGRAVSDNVLSNMCEIFNRWLLDARDKPIITALEYIRENFEKIKEEASKCSILWNGGQQYQVSGLHGDQCVVDMGLRECACRKWELTGMPCKYAVACLNNMAFNNGQVGVPEEWVHQVHWLKRWQETYAFHIQPLNGKALWPKSNELTKKLPPLKIATAGRPKKNRRKSA from the exons ATGAAAGTATATAGGGCTTTGAAAGGGGCAACTAGTATTTTGCAAGGGGATTATAAGAAGCAGTATACACAACTGAGGGATTATACTTTAGAACTCATGAGATGTGATAAAGATACTACTGTTCGAATACAATGTGAATATGGAGATCCCAATGCTCCCACTAGGGTAATTAAAAGAATTTATATTTGTTTAGGACCACTTAAGAAAGGTTTTGCAGCTTTAGGAAGAGACCAG GAATGCTACTCATCATGGAAGTGGTTCTTGGAGTGGTTAGGTCAAGATCTTAAGATTGAAAGGAATTCCAACTTCACCTTCATATCTGATAGACAAAAG GGTCTTGCAAAAGCTGTTGGACGGTTGTATCCATGTGCTGAGCAAAGATTCT CTTACAAAAATCATTTATGGAGGTGTGCAACTTCAACTACTGTACCAGAATTTAAGATTGCAATGAATCAATTAAAAGAATTTAACAAAGATTGTCACAAATGGTTGACTGATATTTCTCCTCATCAATGGGCTAGGAGTCACTTTTCAG GAAGAGCTGTTTCAGATAATGTGCTAAGCAATATGTGTGAGATCTTCAATAGATGGCTTCTAGATGCTAGAGATAAACCAATAATAACTGCTTTGGAATACATAAGAGA AAACTTTGAAAAGATCAAGGAAGAAGCATCTAAGTGCAGTATTTTGTGGAATGGTGGACAACAATATCAAGTTAGTGGGCTGCATGGTGATCAGTGTGTTGTAGACATGGGATTGAGAGAATGTGCATGTAGGAAATGGGAGTTAACAGGGATGCCATGTAAATATGCAGTGGCTTGTTTAAATAACATGGCTTTCAATAATGGTCAAGTTGGAGTGCCTGAAGAGTGGGTTCATCAAGTCCACTGGCTTAAGAGATGGCAGGAGACCTATGCATTTCACATTCAACCATTGAATGGTAAAGCATTGTGGCCTAAATCAAATGAGCTAACAAAGAAATTACCACCATTGAAGATAGCTACTGCAGGTAGGCCCAAAAAGAACAGAAGAAAGTCTGCATAG